A window of Platichthys flesus chromosome 23, fPlaFle2.1, whole genome shotgun sequence contains these coding sequences:
- the LOC133948559 gene encoding amphoterin-induced protein 2-like translates to MRPIASQLLAQTNVGGRHCNPPNAALLLLLCIGFPPSVAVCPLDCICASDIISCSGRNLSTTPFDLPSYATRLDLSHNVITTLPTDWIPHQFARLATLVLSRNAISQIEVNAFNVTPHLLHLDLSSNQITVLNFSLFTGLNDLKELLLYDNQIVLTNQGAFRDLHSLQRLYLAGNRLKTFPFGLYFEPGGPRNLTFLDLSYNRLSKVPVQSLLSLTQQGSIYLQENPLVCDCALLALLEYWMWKQYHPLMDFRDGYPCRDNSGSGPICNQQGVSNMPLESQTYQEEPGKWLRVPCPGLASSTQEGLVVFWVTPMTVLNSSTNDPSAHLIVLPNGTLEIQGALLEDSGTYGCVVARQRHYDPYESVEVKVVVGNLSTASASGLTHRSSTEHFNTAFTTLASCVVSIILVLLYLYLTPCRCRESRGGSRGCGGRAILLCSDPREAESGERRSNGKRVAFLEPQAEDLDIGGSKTPAMNLGHVTTEGILKNGSRTVGQTPIDPAQIA, encoded by the coding sequence ATGCGCCCTATTGCGTCACAGCTTTTAGCCCAGACCAATGTTGGAGGCCGCCATTGCAACCCTCCTAATGCAGCCttgctgctcctcctgtgtATTGgcttccctccctctgtggcTGTTTGCCCACTTGATTGCATTTGTGCCAGTGATATAATTTCCTGCAGCGGCCGCAATCTGTCCACGACGCCCTTTGATCTACCAAGTTATGCCACACGGTTGGACCTGAGCCACAATGTTATCACTACCCTGCCAACAGATTGGATTCCCCATCAATTTGCAAGACTTGCTACACTGGTTCTCAGCCGAAACGCCATAAGCCAAATTGAGGTAAATGCTTTCAATGTCACGCCACATCTCCTGCACTTGGACCTCTCATCCAACCAAATAACAGTGCTTAACTTCTCCCTCTTCACTGGGTTGAATGACCTGAAAGAGCTCCTGCTGTATGACAACCAGATCGTCCTGACCAACCAAGGGGCTTTCAGAGATCTTCACAGCCTGCAGAGGCTCTACCTCGCAGGGAACAGACTGAAGACTTTCCCCTTTGGGTTGTACTTTGAACCTGGAGGGCCCCGTAACCTGACCTTTCTTGATCTGTCCTACAACAGGCTCTCTAAGGTGCCTGTCCAGAGTCTGCTGTCTCTAACCCAACAAGGTAGCATTTATTTGCAGGAAAACCCTTTGGTCTGTGACTGTGCTTTACTCGCCTTACTTGAGTACTGGATGTGGAAACAGTACCACCCCCTGATGGACTTCAGAGATGGATACCCATGCAGGGATAATTCTGGATCAGGGCCTATTTGTAACCAGCAGGGAGTGTCAAACATGCCCCTTGAGTCGCAGACTTACCAAGAAGAGCCTGGTAAATGGCTGAGAGTGCCATGTCCAGGGTTGGCATCTTCAACCCAGGAGGGCCTTGTGGTGTTCTGGGTTACCCCAATGACTGTATTGAATTCATCAACAAATGATCCAAGTGCCCATTTAATAGTTCTCCCCAATGGCACCCTGGAAATCCAAGGAGCACTCTTGGAGGATTCTGGCACATATGGGTGTGTGGTAGCCCGCCAGCGCCACTATGACCCCTACGAGTCTGTTGAGGTCAAGGTTGTGGTCGGAAACTTGAGCACTGCCTCTGCAAGTGGCTTGACCCATCGCAGTAGCACAGAGCATTTCAACACTGCGTTCACCACCCTTGCTTCCTGTGTGGTCAGCATCATATTGGTGCTGCTTTACCTCTACCTCACCCCCTGTAGGTGCAGAGAAAGCCGGGGTGGATCGAGAGGGTGCGGCGGGCGAGCCATCCTCCTCTGTTCAGACCCCAGAGAGGCAGAGTCAGGGGAGCGGCGGTCAAATGGAAAGAGGGTGGCTTTCTTAGAGCCGCAAGCAGAGGACTTGGATATTGGCGGCTCCAAAACACCAGCAATGAACTTGGGACATGTTACCACTGAGGGAATTCTAAAGAATGGAAGTAGGACAGTTGGACAGACCCCCATAGATCCTGCTCAAATAGCGTAG